From a region of the Synechococcus sp. RS9916 genome:
- the aroB gene encoding 3-dehydroquinate synthase, with protein sequence MQRITVKLASNPYDVVIGSGGLQNLGQEMLNSGISAPRKVLVVSNADVAGPYGATVLESLRSSGFEADSLVIEAGEDQKHLGTVSQIHDAAHRLRLERGSLMVALGGGVVGDMTGFAAATWLRGIAVVQVPTTLLAMVDAAIGGKTGVNHPGGKNLIGAFHQPKLVLIDPDTLNTLPDREFRAGMAEVIKYGVIGDPGLFDLLESCDGLSEASALPDGVLQTILERSAQAKANVVAADEREGGQRAILNYGHTFGHVVENLTGYGTWLHGEAVAIGMVAVGELAVQRGHWSRDQANRQRRLIQKCGLPTVWPPLDPSAVLETLQGDKKVQDGTVRFVVPDAIGAVSIRSDVNTDEVKACLAALS encoded by the coding sequence ATGCAACGGATCACCGTCAAGCTCGCGTCAAACCCTTACGACGTCGTGATCGGCAGCGGGGGCTTGCAGAACCTCGGACAGGAAATGTTGAACAGCGGGATCAGCGCACCCCGCAAGGTTCTGGTCGTCAGCAATGCGGATGTGGCCGGACCTTATGGCGCCACCGTGCTGGAGAGTCTGCGCAGCAGTGGCTTTGAAGCCGACTCCCTGGTGATCGAGGCCGGCGAAGACCAAAAGCACCTGGGCACAGTCAGCCAGATCCACGACGCAGCCCATCGCCTGCGGCTCGAGCGAGGGTCACTGATGGTCGCCCTCGGTGGTGGCGTGGTCGGTGACATGACCGGCTTCGCTGCGGCCACCTGGTTGCGGGGGATCGCCGTGGTGCAGGTCCCGACCACCCTTCTCGCCATGGTGGACGCCGCCATCGGCGGCAAAACAGGGGTCAACCACCCAGGCGGCAAAAACCTGATCGGTGCTTTCCACCAACCCAAACTGGTCCTGATCGATCCCGACACGTTGAACACACTTCCGGATCGCGAATTTCGCGCCGGGATGGCCGAGGTGATCAAGTACGGGGTGATTGGCGATCCGGGCCTGTTTGATCTGCTTGAGAGCTGCGATGGGTTGAGTGAGGCGTCAGCTTTGCCGGATGGCGTTCTGCAGACGATCCTCGAGCGTTCAGCCCAAGCCAAGGCCAACGTGGTGGCGGCCGATGAACGGGAAGGAGGGCAGCGGGCCATCCTCAATTACGGACACACGTTTGGACACGTGGTCGAGAACCTCACCGGATATGGCACCTGGCTGCATGGCGAAGCCGTCGCCATTGGGATGGTGGCGGTGGGGGAACTGGCAGTGCAACGGGGTCACTGGAGCCGAGACCAGGCGAACCGCCAACGCCGACTGATTCAGAAATGTGGATTGCCCACCGTCTGGCCACCGCTGGACCCTTCAGCAGTGCTCGAGACCCTTCAAGGGGATAAGAAAGTACAGGACGGCACCGTTCGTTTTGTGGTTCCAGACGCCATTGGGGCCGTCAGCATTCGCTCGGATGTGAACACCGACGAGGTGAAAGCCTGTCTGGCGGCGCTCAGCTGA
- a CDS encoding TIGR04168 family protein has protein sequence MPLTLSSSRLRLAIAGDLHGDWCDDDAALLKRLAPDAVLFVGDLSDGDLRLTKAITRLPYPVAVILGNHDRGKDQSGGVFQRQLDLLGDLHCGWRQRQWSSPPLGVVGCRPGSAGGGFHLSKAVQAVVGPITVEQSAARIVEASAAVPDDWPLVLLAHSGPTGLGSDAADPCGRDWKQPACDWGDADLALALTQMAQQRRPQLVVFGHMHHRLKGRQGERRTYVRDRQGTVFLNAACVPRRGLDSEGRTLCHWSWVEFDQGELVHVSHRWFLPDGSVAYAETFLDSVPAATNR, from the coding sequence TTGCCCCTGACACTCTCGAGTTCCCGGCTTCGGCTTGCCATCGCAGGGGATCTGCACGGTGACTGGTGTGATGACGATGCGGCCCTGCTGAAACGGCTCGCTCCCGATGCCGTGTTGTTCGTGGGGGATCTCAGTGATGGTGATCTGCGCCTCACCAAGGCCATCACTCGTTTGCCTTACCCGGTCGCGGTGATTCTTGGCAATCACGATCGCGGCAAAGACCAAAGCGGTGGCGTGTTTCAGCGTCAACTCGACTTACTGGGTGATCTCCATTGCGGCTGGCGACAGCGCCAATGGTCATCACCTCCACTTGGTGTGGTGGGCTGCAGGCCAGGGTCGGCTGGAGGCGGGTTTCACCTCTCCAAAGCGGTGCAGGCTGTGGTGGGGCCGATTACGGTCGAACAATCAGCGGCGCGAATTGTGGAGGCCAGCGCAGCTGTGCCTGATGACTGGCCCCTGGTGTTGTTGGCCCATTCCGGCCCCACAGGTTTGGGCTCCGATGCTGCAGACCCTTGCGGGCGTGACTGGAAGCAACCTGCTTGCGATTGGGGTGATGCAGATCTGGCGCTTGCGCTCACGCAAATGGCGCAGCAGCGTCGGCCCCAGCTTGTGGTGTTCGGGCACATGCATCACCGTCTTAAGGGGCGTCAAGGAGAACGACGCACTTACGTGCGAGACCGACAGGGCACTGTGTTTCTCAATGCAGCGTGCGTGCCGCGCCGCGGCCTCGATTCGGAAGGGCGCACGCTCTGCCATTGGTCATGGGTGGAATTCGACCAGGGTGAACTGGTGCATGTGAGTCATCGCTGGTTTCTGCCTGACGGGTCCGTGGCCTACGCCGAAACCTTTCTTGATTCCGTTCCTGCAGCGACCAACCGCTGA
- a CDS encoding glycoside hydrolase family 104 protein: protein MTVLAPTACRFFAAATASAITLLPSLPVQAARVSLAPGTTARSLSVQLEGESPVIGLPYVITPERRALLNTIRFAEGTWKGGLDLGYRVMFGGGLMASLDRHPDRVIYSSRYASAAAGAYQFMPFTWKMVQRSIGVRGFGPEAQDQGAIYLIQRRKALPLADSGAMTPQLSALLAPEWASFPTLRGVSYYGQPVKRFDRLRSFYNVSLAQLRQVRDQRRQQLAEEAAPSDDSPKGPVCKPPTILCGF, encoded by the coding sequence ATGACTGTTCTTGCTCCGACCGCCTGTCGTTTCTTTGCAGCGGCCACCGCAAGCGCAATCACACTTCTCCCTTCTCTTCCTGTTCAGGCTGCCAGGGTCTCTCTCGCACCTGGCACGACCGCCCGTTCGCTGTCTGTGCAGCTTGAGGGTGAGTCTCCCGTCATCGGTTTGCCTTACGTGATCACCCCTGAGCGTCGGGCCCTTCTGAATACGATTCGCTTCGCTGAGGGCACCTGGAAGGGTGGCCTTGATCTGGGTTACCGCGTCATGTTCGGCGGTGGGTTGATGGCCTCGCTTGATCGTCATCCCGACCGGGTGATCTACTCCTCCCGTTACGCCAGCGCAGCGGCTGGGGCTTATCAGTTCATGCCTTTCACCTGGAAGATGGTGCAGCGCAGTATTGGCGTGCGGGGTTTCGGACCTGAAGCTCAGGACCAAGGGGCGATTTATTTGATCCAGCGCCGCAAAGCTCTGCCTTTGGCTGACTCTGGTGCCATGACGCCCCAACTTTCAGCCTTGTTGGCCCCTGAGTGGGCATCGTTCCCCACCTTGCGGGGTGTGAGCTACTACGGGCAGCCGGTCAAGCGCTTTGACCGTTTGCGCAGTTTTTACAACGTTTCATTGGCGCAGCTGCGTCAGGTGCGTGATCAACGCCGCCAACAATTGGCTGAAGAAGCTGCTCCCAGTGACGACTCACCAAAGGGGCCTGTGTGCAAGCCCCCGACCATTCTTTGCGGATTCTGA
- a CDS encoding class I SAM-dependent methyltransferase — MSFRRFMELALHDPVDGAYGSGRLRVGTKGDFVTSPSMGSDFAALLATQLAEWLDQIHAEAPASPLSLVEVGPGEGDLAADVWAELHRLNPAWIGQLELVLVERNPGMESRQRERLAASAPGQVRWTTLDKLAADPIRGVLVAHELLDAFPVERLIWRDGAMRQMGVVLTSDDAGQKVLHWDDQMLPDSIQQQLDWADRHCGISVPPAQVPEGWTTEWHGEVAPWLEQVAKAVASGVMLIVDYAHDAERYYSARRFAGTLLAYHQQQASDELLADAGCRDLTAHLCIDTLLAQARDQGWTVLGQCRQGEALLALGLGERLHNLQRLPATELPQALQRREALLRLVDPAGLGEFRWIALSRFPDEPRESELISRCLEAPKGFS, encoded by the coding sequence ATGTCCTTTCGCCGCTTCATGGAACTGGCCCTCCATGATCCCGTTGATGGGGCCTACGGCAGTGGCCGTCTTCGGGTTGGCACCAAGGGTGATTTCGTCACGTCCCCATCAATGGGATCGGATTTCGCCGCCCTTCTTGCCACGCAGTTGGCGGAGTGGCTTGACCAGATTCATGCCGAAGCGCCTGCGAGTCCCTTGAGCCTGGTGGAGGTTGGGCCGGGTGAAGGGGACCTGGCTGCTGATGTTTGGGCCGAACTCCATCGACTCAATCCCGCTTGGATTGGCCAGCTCGAACTGGTGCTGGTGGAACGCAATCCTGGGATGGAGAGCCGGCAGCGAGAACGTTTGGCCGCATCGGCACCGGGCCAGGTCCGCTGGACCACCTTGGACAAGCTGGCTGCTGATCCAATTCGCGGGGTCCTCGTCGCTCACGAATTGCTGGATGCCTTTCCGGTGGAGCGATTGATTTGGCGTGATGGGGCGATGCGCCAAATGGGTGTGGTGCTGACGTCTGATGACGCCGGTCAAAAAGTGCTGCATTGGGATGATCAGATGCTCCCTGATTCGATTCAGCAGCAGCTCGACTGGGCTGATAGGCACTGTGGTATCTCCGTGCCGCCAGCTCAGGTTCCAGAGGGCTGGACGACCGAATGGCACGGCGAGGTAGCGCCTTGGCTGGAACAAGTGGCCAAGGCCGTCGCGTCTGGAGTGATGCTGATCGTTGATTACGCCCACGATGCGGAGCGTTACTACAGCGCTCGGCGATTTGCAGGCACCCTCTTGGCCTATCACCAGCAGCAAGCAAGTGATGAGCTTCTCGCTGACGCGGGATGCAGGGATCTCACGGCCCATCTCTGCATCGATACGCTCTTGGCACAGGCCCGAGATCAAGGCTGGACGGTGCTCGGACAGTGCCGGCAAGGAGAAGCTCTGCTGGCTCTAGGTCTCGGGGAACGGCTTCACAATCTTCAGCGGCTTCCGGCGACGGAGCTCCCCCAGGCGCTGCAACGCCGAGAGGCGTTGTTGCGCTTGGTTGATCCAGCAGGTTTGGGTGAATTTCGCTGGATTGCTCTGTCTCGATTCCCCGATGAGCCGAGGGAAAGCGAACTGATCAGCCGATGCCTTGAGGCCCCGAAAGGGTTCAGCTGA
- a CDS encoding ligase-associated DNA damage response exonuclease, with protein sequence MTVLVNTAEGLYCPAAKAWIDPHRPVQRALITHAHADHARPGCDEYWSTSASEGILRQRLGQTINLCTLNYGEQQSIGDAQVSFHSAGHVLGSAQIRLEVKGEVWVVTGDYKRCSDPSCAPFESVPCDVLITEATFALPIYRWSDGATLARNIQDWWQGDRSRPSLLFCYAFGKAQRILAELAAIGVDEEVLLHGAVETVTRHYRDAAIPMVPSRPVSDIPRKESLAGRLVLAPPSAHRSSWMRRFPSPQTAFASGWMAVRGARRRKGYERGFVLSDHADWQGLIRTVKDSRAKQVYVTHGQNDVLARYLMEVEGIQAAPLAALG encoded by the coding sequence ATGACTGTGCTCGTCAACACCGCTGAAGGGTTGTATTGCCCGGCCGCCAAGGCGTGGATTGATCCCCATCGTCCGGTGCAGCGGGCACTGATCACCCATGCCCATGCCGACCATGCCCGGCCAGGGTGCGATGAATATTGGTCTACTTCAGCCAGTGAAGGAATCCTGCGCCAGAGGCTGGGGCAAACGATCAACCTGTGCACCCTCAACTACGGCGAGCAACAATCCATCGGTGATGCCCAAGTGTCCTTTCACAGTGCGGGACACGTGCTGGGCAGTGCACAGATCCGACTGGAGGTGAAGGGTGAGGTCTGGGTAGTCACCGGTGATTACAAGCGCTGCTCCGATCCCAGTTGTGCCCCCTTTGAATCGGTGCCATGCGATGTGTTGATCACCGAGGCAACCTTTGCGCTGCCGATCTATCGCTGGAGTGATGGGGCCACGCTGGCCCGCAACATTCAGGACTGGTGGCAGGGCGATCGAAGCCGGCCCTCACTGCTGTTTTGTTATGCCTTTGGCAAAGCCCAACGGATCCTGGCCGAACTGGCAGCGATCGGCGTTGACGAAGAAGTGCTGTTGCACGGAGCCGTGGAGACCGTCACGCGCCACTACCGGGATGCGGCGATCCCGATGGTGCCCAGCCGGCCCGTGAGTGACATTCCCAGGAAAGAATCACTCGCAGGACGCCTGGTGCTTGCGCCACCATCCGCCCATCGCTCGAGTTGGATGCGTCGCTTTCCCTCACCTCAAACAGCCTTTGCCTCCGGCTGGATGGCCGTGCGCGGTGCCCGACGGCGCAAGGGCTACGAACGGGGATTCGTGCTCAGCGATCATGCCGACTGGCAAGGTCTGATCCGCACGGTGAAGGACAGTCGTGCCAAGCAGGTGTACGTCACCCACGGCCAGAACGATGTGCTGGCGCGCTACCTCATGGAAGTGGAAGGGATTCAGGCAGCGCCCTTAGCCGCACTCGGCTGA
- a CDS encoding ATP-dependent DNA ligase translates to MERFAQLIDALDGSSGSKRKVELLRSYLAEVAPEDGSWSLTLLLGERRKRLITGRRLREILQASTSLPDWLFEDCHSHVGDSAETVALLWPQLQEQLSTPPSLDEPDLAPLLQRIPERPPLHWWMESLLPAIASCEQEQQQQAMTALWSAVPENRHFLLNKLLTGGFRIGVARGLVVKAVASAFALEETTVLERLMGPVTPTATWFEQLSAAQDQTRTNRGAVPYPFFLASPLQHDTVSATAPESWWIEWKWDGIRGQLIRREEGVFLWSRGEELINTSVPELVAMAETLPFNTVLDGEVICWQQQESRPMPFSSLQRRLGRKRVGAKLQQECPVQFVAYDLLENAGTDLRDQPLKERLNALQIQCQSIQGPEAWRLRQSQGEALKHWDDLDRLRQRAGEGGAEGLMLKQLQSPYLAGRKRGHWWKHKLEPMTLDAVLIYAQAGTGRRANLFTDYTFALWDRSADNPSDHQLVTFAKAYSGLNDDEILTLDRWIRRHTRERFGPTRVVEPELVFEIGFEGIQPSKRHKCGLAVRFPRILRWRNDRTAESADSLSSAQELLRQRQEPGG, encoded by the coding sequence GTGGAACGGTTTGCCCAACTCATCGATGCCCTTGATGGCAGCAGTGGATCAAAGCGAAAGGTTGAACTTCTGCGCTCCTATCTCGCTGAAGTCGCTCCTGAAGATGGCAGTTGGTCTCTCACCTTGCTGTTGGGAGAACGGCGCAAACGGCTGATCACGGGGCGGCGGCTGCGCGAGATCCTTCAGGCCAGCACCTCACTTCCCGACTGGCTGTTTGAGGATTGCCACAGCCATGTGGGCGATTCTGCAGAAACCGTGGCCCTGCTCTGGCCCCAACTACAGGAGCAGCTCTCAACACCACCGTCGCTCGACGAGCCGGATCTGGCCCCGCTCCTGCAACGCATTCCGGAAAGGCCACCACTCCATTGGTGGATGGAGTCGCTTCTCCCTGCCATCGCCAGTTGTGAACAAGAGCAGCAGCAGCAAGCGATGACGGCCCTGTGGTCTGCCGTGCCAGAGAACCGCCACTTTCTGCTCAACAAATTGCTCACCGGCGGCTTCCGCATTGGTGTGGCCCGGGGACTGGTGGTGAAGGCCGTTGCCTCCGCCTTTGCGCTGGAGGAAACCACCGTGCTGGAACGCCTGATGGGGCCTGTCACGCCTACCGCCACATGGTTTGAACAGCTCAGCGCCGCGCAGGATCAGACACGCACCAATCGTGGAGCGGTGCCCTATCCCTTTTTTCTGGCCAGCCCTCTGCAACACGACACAGTCAGCGCAACCGCACCGGAAAGTTGGTGGATTGAATGGAAATGGGATGGCATTCGCGGGCAACTGATCAGACGTGAGGAAGGAGTCTTCCTCTGGAGCCGCGGAGAGGAACTGATCAACACCAGTGTTCCGGAGCTGGTGGCAATGGCAGAAACCCTGCCGTTCAACACGGTGCTGGACGGAGAAGTGATCTGTTGGCAGCAACAGGAGAGCAGACCCATGCCCTTCTCCAGCCTGCAACGACGACTGGGCCGCAAACGGGTGGGGGCGAAGTTGCAGCAAGAGTGCCCGGTGCAGTTCGTGGCCTACGACTTGCTGGAAAACGCCGGCACAGATCTCCGTGACCAACCCCTCAAGGAACGTCTGAACGCACTCCAAATCCAATGCCAATCCATCCAGGGACCAGAGGCTTGGCGACTCCGGCAAAGCCAGGGAGAAGCGCTGAAGCACTGGGACGATCTCGACAGACTGCGCCAACGGGCCGGTGAGGGTGGGGCTGAAGGGCTCATGCTCAAACAGTTGCAGTCGCCTTACCTCGCAGGGCGCAAGCGCGGGCACTGGTGGAAACACAAGCTCGAGCCGATGACCCTCGATGCGGTGCTGATCTACGCCCAGGCAGGCACGGGCCGGCGCGCCAATCTGTTCACCGATTACACCTTTGCTCTTTGGGACCGCAGCGCCGACAATCCCAGCGACCATCAATTGGTGACCTTCGCGAAGGCCTACTCAGGCCTCAACGACGACGAGATCCTCACGTTGGATCGCTGGATTCGCCGCCACACGCGGGAGCGCTTTGGGCCCACCCGAGTGGTGGAACCGGAGTTGGTGTTTGAAATCGGGTTTGAGGGGATCCAACCCTCCAAACGCCACAAATGTGGGCTGGCGGTGCGTTTTCCGCGCATCCTGCGCTGGAGAAACGACCGCACAGCCGAGAGTGCTGACAGCCTCAGCAGCGCCCAAGAGCTGTTGCGACAGAGGCAGGAGCCTGGCGGATGA
- a CDS encoding 5-(carboxyamino)imidazole ribonucleotide synthase, which yields MTSPTAENGSPRIGVVGGGQLARMLVEAARERGLAVIVQSASSSDPAAQLADELVQADPVDAQATQAFLGRCGGITFENEWVNIDALSALERKGAPFRPSLSSLQPLVNKLHQRLLLDELSIPSPAWVELKEIDPGTPALPKGWSFPVMAKAATGGYDGKGTQVVRSVDGLAELLRSVDPENWLLEAWVDYEKELALVVSRDQSGRVRAMPLVETQQSDQVCDWVLAPAAVEQLVEATAYNVAASLLTKLDYVGVLAIEMFYGSKGLLVNEIAPRTHNSGHFSIEACKSSQFDQQLCIAAGLQVPDPELKVPGALMVNLLGLAVDQAAPLEQRLAALQADPSLHLHWYGKQGESEGRKLGHVTVLLSATDAETRRNEAMEALNKVRSIWPLP from the coding sequence ATGACCAGCCCCACCGCTGAGAACGGCAGCCCACGCATTGGAGTGGTGGGTGGCGGTCAGCTGGCCCGGATGTTGGTGGAAGCTGCACGCGAGCGGGGTCTGGCAGTGATTGTTCAGAGTGCGTCGTCCTCGGACCCCGCAGCCCAACTGGCCGATGAGCTGGTGCAAGCGGACCCTGTCGATGCTCAGGCCACGCAGGCGTTTCTCGGACGGTGTGGTGGGATCACCTTTGAAAATGAGTGGGTCAACATCGATGCGCTGTCGGCGCTGGAACGCAAAGGGGCACCCTTTCGCCCATCACTTTCCAGCCTCCAGCCCCTGGTCAACAAGCTGCATCAGCGTCTTTTGCTGGATGAGCTGTCCATTCCAAGCCCGGCTTGGGTGGAGCTGAAAGAGATTGATCCTGGAACCCCGGCCTTACCCAAGGGATGGTCATTTCCGGTGATGGCCAAGGCTGCGACCGGTGGATATGACGGCAAAGGCACGCAGGTGGTCCGTTCCGTTGATGGTTTGGCCGAGCTGCTTCGCTCGGTGGATCCTGAGAATTGGCTGCTTGAGGCCTGGGTGGACTACGAGAAGGAGCTGGCGCTCGTGGTGAGCCGCGACCAGTCCGGAAGGGTACGGGCCATGCCCCTCGTGGAGACCCAGCAATCGGATCAGGTGTGCGATTGGGTCCTGGCTCCGGCAGCAGTGGAGCAATTGGTGGAAGCCACCGCTTACAACGTTGCGGCTTCCTTGCTCACCAAGCTCGATTACGTGGGGGTTCTCGCGATCGAAATGTTTTATGGATCCAAAGGCCTGTTGGTGAACGAAATCGCACCGCGCACCCATAATTCCGGCCATTTTTCGATTGAGGCCTGCAAAAGCAGTCAGTTTGATCAGCAGCTCTGCATCGCAGCTGGTTTGCAGGTGCCCGATCCGGAGCTGAAGGTGCCCGGTGCTCTCATGGTGAATCTGCTTGGCTTAGCGGTTGACCAGGCAGCACCGCTTGAGCAGCGATTGGCAGCCCTCCAGGCCGATCCTTCCCTGCACTTGCACTGGTATGGCAAGCAGGGTGAGAGTGAGGGGCGAAAGCTGGGTCATGTCACGGTGCTGCTGTCAGCCACTGATGCAGAGACTCGAAGAAACGAGGCGATGGAAGCCTTGAACAAGGTGCGCTCGATCTGGCCCCTGCCCTAA
- a CDS encoding carbohydrate ABC transporter permease → MAQQADQGRSRQTITAWAFLAPALILLSLSVLVPALMALVMTFTQTGLDVSEPLRFVGLANLQRLSMDPMFYRVLTTTLLYLVGIVPPIVLGSLALAVLVNRALPGMHWLRAGFYTPVLVSIVVAAIAFRWLYAENGLINGWLVALLGDAFAPIGFLTNPLLALPSVMLVTLWKGLGYYMVIFLAGLQGIPQELYEAAELDGSEGWRKHLDITLPLLRPYITLVSVISAIAATKVFEEVYLMTQGGPADSTRTLVYYVYDQAFAELEISYACTVGLALFLLVMILTVFRLLFAGERGLI, encoded by the coding sequence ATGGCCCAACAGGCGGATCAAGGTCGATCGCGGCAGACCATCACAGCCTGGGCGTTTCTGGCCCCGGCGTTAATTCTTCTCAGCCTGTCGGTGTTGGTGCCAGCGTTGATGGCTCTGGTGATGACCTTCACTCAGACGGGTCTTGATGTCTCCGAACCGCTTCGTTTTGTAGGGCTTGCCAATCTGCAACGCCTGAGCATGGATCCGATGTTTTATCGGGTGCTGACGACCACGCTGCTTTATCTGGTGGGAATCGTTCCCCCGATTGTGCTCGGATCCCTTGCGTTGGCTGTGTTGGTGAACCGTGCCCTTCCTGGGATGCATTGGCTCCGTGCTGGGTTTTACACCCCGGTGCTGGTTTCGATCGTCGTGGCCGCGATCGCTTTTCGCTGGCTTTACGCCGAGAACGGGTTGATCAATGGCTGGCTTGTGGCATTGCTGGGTGACGCTTTCGCGCCGATCGGGTTTCTGACCAATCCGTTGTTGGCGCTTCCTTCGGTGATGTTGGTGACTCTCTGGAAGGGGCTTGGCTACTACATGGTCATCTTCCTTGCGGGGCTGCAGGGGATTCCGCAGGAGCTCTACGAGGCCGCTGAACTGGATGGCAGTGAGGGTTGGCGGAAGCATCTCGATATCACGCTTCCCCTGCTTCGTCCCTATATCACCCTGGTTTCGGTGATTTCAGCAATTGCCGCCACGAAGGTGTTTGAGGAGGTGTATCTGATGACCCAAGGTGGACCAGCGGATTCCACCCGCACCCTTGTTTATTACGTCTATGACCAAGCTTTTGCAGAGCTGGAGATCAGCTATGCCTGCACCGTTGGTCTGGCACTCTTCCTTTTGGTGATGATCCTCACCGTGTTCCGTCTGCTGTTTGCCGGCGAGAGAGGATTGATCTGA
- a CDS encoding TPM domain-containing protein: MGAHRGLKSVLAMLSLVVLLVAGRPAWALDNPELLPDHPTPVIDLAKALSERQRSELETQLSGFEDRTGWKLRVLTQYERTPGLAVKDFWGLDERSLLLIADPRGGNLLNFNVGDAFFALMPRTWWVELQTRYGNQFYVRDNGEDGAIYAALDAVEVCLDRGGCQVVPGLPMEQWLWTLSTSILGGLIAGFAAYPRQKGDLIAWSWLLLLSPLWVMLFGVFGVAPVVTRTNELLPLLRNGLGFLGAGVAAYLIAQATVGRKLEESNQD; encoded by the coding sequence ATGGGAGCACACCGAGGATTGAAATCCGTTCTGGCGATGCTGTCCCTGGTAGTGCTGTTGGTGGCCGGGCGACCAGCCTGGGCGCTTGATAACCCCGAGCTTCTACCCGATCACCCCACGCCGGTGATTGACCTGGCCAAAGCGCTGAGCGAGCGTCAACGCTCCGAACTAGAGACCCAACTTTCGGGTTTTGAAGACCGCACCGGGTGGAAACTGCGCGTCTTGACGCAGTACGAGCGCACCCCCGGCTTAGCAGTGAAGGACTTCTGGGGTCTTGACGAGCGCAGCTTGCTGTTGATCGCTGACCCCCGCGGGGGCAATCTGCTCAATTTCAACGTTGGCGATGCCTTTTTCGCCTTAATGCCCCGGACCTGGTGGGTGGAACTTCAAACCCGCTACGGCAACCAGTTCTATGTGCGCGACAACGGTGAAGACGGAGCGATCTATGCAGCTCTCGATGCAGTCGAAGTCTGCCTCGATCGCGGCGGTTGTCAGGTGGTGCCTGGATTGCCGATGGAGCAGTGGCTTTGGACGCTCAGCACCTCGATCTTGGGTGGATTGATTGCTGGCTTTGCAGCCTATCCACGTCAAAAGGGTGACTTGATCGCCTGGTCGTGGCTGCTGCTGCTCTCACCGCTGTGGGTGATGCTGTTTGGTGTCTTTGGCGTTGCCCCAGTGGTGACGAGGACCAACGAGCTGCTGCCTCTACTGCGCAACGGCCTTGGTTTCCTTGGCGCAGGGGTTGCCGCCTACCTCATCGCCCAAGCGACGGTCGGCCGAAAATTAGAGGAGTCGAACCAGGACTGA
- the nadA gene encoding quinolinate synthase NadA, translated as MTVDFTPSTALSAAPTPAELPAAIDALRRKKNAVILAHYYQEPEVQDIADFIGDSLELSRKAANTDADVIVFCGVHFMAETAKILSPQKTVLLPDLEAGCSLADDCPADAFAAFRAEHPDHFVVSYINCSAAVKAQSDLICTSSNAVDLVRQLPADRPILFAPDRNLGRWVQDQSGRELTLWPGRCIVHETFSEEALLKLQLKHPDAEVIAHPECIQPLLDLADFIGSTSKLLNYAETSNSNTFIVLTEPGIIHQMQRRLPHKEFLDVPGTDGCSCNACPYMRLNTLEKLWHCLSTGAPAIEMDETMRQRALKPIEAMLAMSR; from the coding sequence ATGACCGTTGATTTCACCCCATCGACGGCCCTGTCTGCTGCCCCGACGCCTGCTGAACTCCCTGCGGCGATTGACGCCCTGCGCCGGAAAAAAAATGCTGTGATCCTGGCGCATTACTACCAGGAGCCCGAAGTCCAGGACATTGCCGATTTCATCGGTGATTCGCTGGAGTTGTCGCGCAAAGCCGCTAACACCGATGCGGACGTGATCGTGTTCTGCGGCGTGCACTTCATGGCCGAGACCGCCAAGATCCTCAGCCCTCAGAAAACTGTTCTGCTGCCAGATCTGGAGGCCGGCTGCTCCTTGGCAGATGACTGCCCTGCTGATGCGTTTGCCGCTTTCCGAGCTGAGCATCCCGACCACTTCGTGGTGAGTTACATCAATTGCAGTGCGGCGGTGAAGGCCCAAAGCGATCTGATCTGCACCAGCAGTAACGCCGTGGATCTCGTGCGCCAATTACCGGCCGACCGACCAATTCTGTTTGCACCCGATCGCAATCTGGGTCGCTGGGTCCAGGATCAAAGCGGACGGGAACTGACCCTCTGGCCAGGGCGCTGCATCGTGCATGAAACCTTCAGCGAAGAAGCACTGCTCAAGCTGCAGCTGAAACACCCAGATGCTGAAGTCATCGCCCATCCGGAGTGCATCCAACCGCTGCTGGATTTGGCCGACTTCATCGGCTCCACCAGCAAGCTGTTGAACTATGCCGAGACCAGCAACTCCAACACTTTCATCGTGCTCACGGAGCCCGGCATCATTCACCAGATGCAACGGCGCTTGCCCCACAAGGAGTTTCTCGATGTGCCTGGCACTGATGGCTGCAGCTGCAACGCCTGCCCCTACATGCGCCTGAACACGCTGGAAAAGCTGTGGCACTGCCTGTCCACTGGAGCACCAGCCATCGAGATGGATGAAACCATGCGCCAACGGGCTCTCAAGCCGATCGAAGCCATGCTCGCGATGAGCCGCTAA